From a single Nicotiana tomentosiformis chromosome 2, ASM39032v3, whole genome shotgun sequence genomic region:
- the LOC138906295 gene encoding uncharacterized protein, with protein sequence MGRIENMFKKMMEKNLDSDAQLASHNRSIRNLEVQMGQISSHPNGALPSDTTVNPKGENNTGHAMAVTTRSGRGGNAPTSSQRQLVDDEQVVQEKEIHNNVVQPNDEVRIDIDDSVKETQKEVNPSRDHIIDIPEPVVQKAKAPLPKPPPSYSQRLAKQNDENQFRKFIQMMKSLSINVPLIEALEQMPDPGAFTIPCTIGSAEFTKAHCDLGANINLMPYTVFNTLGIGQPRPTSIRLQMVDRTMKRPLGVIEDVLVYVDKFILLADFVILDCEVNYEVPIILGRPFLAIGKALCDVEARELTFWVGDKKVAFHVCKPM encoded by the exons atggggcgtattgaaaatatgttcaagaaaatgatggaaaagaatctcgattcggatgcccaacttgcctcacacaacagatcaatccgcaacttagaagttcaaatgggtcAAATAAGTTCTCATCCTAacggggcactaccaagtgacacgacagtaaacccaaagggtgaaaacaacacggggcatgccatggccgttactacaagaagtggaagaggtggtaatgcacccacctcaagtcaaaggcaacttgtggatgatgagcaagtggtgcaAGAAAAAGAGATCCATAACAATGTGGTGCAGCctaatgatgaagttcggattgatattgatgatagtgtgaaaGAGACTCAaaaggaggtgaacccgtctagggatcacattattgacataccggagccggtagtgcaaaaggctaaggcaccattgcctaagcctccgcCTTCATActctcaaagacttgccaagcaaaatgatGAGAATCAATTCaggaagttcattcaaatgatgaagagtctctcaatcaatgtgccattaattgaagctttggaacaaatgcccg atcccggtgctttcacgattccttgtacaattggaagtgccgagtttacTAAAGCTcattgtgatcttggggcgaatatcaatttgatgccctatacGGTTTTCAATActttggggattgggcaaccaagacccacctctataaGATTGCAAATGGttgatcgtactatgaagaggcctttgggagtgattgaagatgtcttggtttatgttgataaattcattcttctggcggattttgtcattctagattgtgaggttaATTATgaagtgccgattattcttgggagacctttccttgctatagggaaggctctttgtgatgttgaagctaGGGAACTTACATTCTGGGTTGGTGATAAAAAAGTGGCATTCCATGTGTGCAAGCCCATGtga